A single genomic interval of Halorubrum aethiopicum harbors:
- a CDS encoding DUF7139 domain-containing protein: MTSLSEAYGGKGRSEVDPRRLSLGAGLFVGGTLLLVAGILVAAEVLLPSGYTSGAARRLGGILGGIGVPLVTLGVMTVLPADRRTRAAAVVGAAIMTLGVALFSQAYPNHWVGGPRPELVDLTLPTAGVYFLGAATTMWCVFVGVANFKTRNDPGGTVTMEVTHKGETKVIEVERDQVAGLGGGVGLLGGTPDGDVETQTNRSEPTETADVGSGSAPDSRSKDGSHSVPTGESGTGPTGGSAPADSLGLTSAAPSGRSDGGSAETDLSSPLDAPSEPDAAADSSAPNGPEGPEAGSPTTEAAARDGPGDAYCGNCAEFDYVRTDDGMRPYCGHYDEVMDDMEACEQWTPR, translated from the coding sequence ATGACCAGTCTCTCGGAGGCGTACGGGGGGAAGGGACGCTCCGAGGTCGACCCGCGGCGGCTGTCGCTCGGTGCGGGGCTGTTCGTCGGCGGGACGCTGCTCCTCGTCGCGGGGATCCTCGTGGCCGCGGAGGTGCTTCTGCCGAGCGGGTACACCTCCGGGGCGGCGCGACGCCTCGGCGGGATCCTCGGCGGGATCGGCGTGCCGCTCGTCACGCTCGGCGTGATGACGGTGCTGCCGGCCGACCGGCGAACCCGCGCGGCGGCGGTCGTCGGCGCGGCGATCATGACGCTCGGCGTCGCGCTGTTCTCGCAGGCGTACCCGAACCACTGGGTCGGCGGCCCGCGCCCGGAGCTCGTGGACCTCACGCTCCCGACCGCCGGCGTCTACTTCCTCGGGGCCGCGACGACGATGTGGTGCGTCTTCGTCGGCGTCGCCAACTTCAAGACCCGCAACGACCCCGGCGGAACGGTGACGATGGAGGTGACCCACAAGGGGGAGACGAAGGTGATCGAGGTCGAACGCGACCAGGTCGCGGGACTCGGCGGCGGCGTCGGCCTCCTCGGCGGCACCCCCGACGGGGACGTCGAGACGCAGACGAACCGCTCGGAACCGACGGAGACCGCGGACGTCGGCTCCGGGTCGGCCCCCGATTCACGGTCGAAGGACGGCTCCCACTCGGTACCGACCGGCGAGTCCGGCACCGGCCCGACCGGCGGGTCCGCGCCCGCCGACTCGCTCGGTCTCACCTCGGCCGCGCCGTCGGGGCGCAGCGACGGCGGAAGCGCGGAGACGGACCTCTCCTCGCCGCTCGACGCGCCGTCGGAGCCGGACGCGGCGGCCGACTCGTCCGCGCCGAACGGGCCGGAGGGCCCGGAAGCCGGGTCGCCGACGACGGAGGCGGCCGCACGCGACGGCCCCGGCGACGCCTACTGCGGGAACTGCGCGGAGTTCGATTACGTTCGGACGGACGACGGGATGCGACCCTACTGCGGCCACTACGACGAGGTCATGGACGACATGGAGGCCTGCGAGCAGTGGACGCCGCGGTGA
- a CDS encoding alpha/beta fold hydrolase — protein sequence MGQHATIGADADDAVDDTGRGDAAGDAVRADGDATLRTETVDLSDGREVAYSVRGPADGSAVVLHHGTPGSRLFAALLADAAVDAGIRIVTPDRPGYGRSSPPPDGWGWNEWREDLTRVLRAESIDRAGIVGFSGGGPFAVAAAESDRAARLALVSAVVPPSDEGLAGLARIPYAIRLLFPLFGRVASILGPDAVVSQYTDRSVSPAVARATAADFHEALSGGLLGSGASAVERESRSFANDPVDPDRIALPVRVWHGTRDDNAPIAPVEAFADACGGTLRSVDADHLGTLLDRGSEVLRWVAPE from the coding sequence ATGGGTCAGCACGCGACCATCGGAGCCGACGCCGACGACGCCGTCGACGACACGGGCCGCGGTGACGCCGCCGGCGACGCGGTCCGAGCCGACGGCGACGCGACCCTCCGAACCGAGACCGTCGACCTCTCCGACGGCCGCGAGGTCGCCTACTCGGTCCGTGGCCCCGCGGACGGCTCGGCGGTCGTCCTCCATCACGGAACGCCCGGCTCGCGGCTGTTCGCGGCGCTGCTCGCGGACGCCGCCGTCGACGCGGGGATCCGGATCGTCACCCCCGACCGCCCGGGATACGGGCGCTCCTCGCCGCCGCCGGACGGTTGGGGGTGGAACGAGTGGCGCGAGGACCTGACGAGGGTCCTCCGCGCGGAGTCGATCGACCGCGCCGGGATCGTCGGCTTCTCCGGCGGCGGCCCGTTCGCGGTCGCGGCCGCGGAGAGCGATCGGGCCGCTCGGCTCGCGCTCGTGAGCGCGGTCGTTCCGCCGAGCGACGAGGGGCTCGCCGGTCTCGCCCGGATCCCGTACGCGATCCGGCTCCTCTTCCCGCTCTTCGGGAGGGTCGCGTCGATATTGGGGCCGGACGCGGTCGTCTCCCAGTACACCGACCGGTCGGTGTCGCCGGCGGTCGCGCGGGCGACGGCCGCGGACTTCCACGAGGCGCTCTCCGGCGGACTGCTCGGGAGCGGCGCGAGCGCGGTCGAGCGCGAGAGCCGGTCGTTCGCGAACGACCCGGTCGACCCCGACCGGATCGCCCTCCCGGTCCGCGTGTGGCACGGTACCCGAGACGACAACGCCCCGATCGCGCCGGTCGAGGCGTTCGCGGACGCCTGCGGCGGGACGCTTCGCTCCGTCGACGCCGACCACCTCGGGACGCTTCTCGACCGCGGTTCCGAGGTCCTTCGGTGGGTCGCGCCCGAGTAG
- a CDS encoding DUF373 family protein: MLLVLCVDLDDDLGRKTGIPTPVIGDDDVTEAAVALATADPEDSDVNVLFQGVTVHDELAAEGEAVEVAAVTGVDGPDVKANRAVGAEVDRVLAELSTGEDVSAIVITDGAQDESVLPVIRSRMRIDGVRRVVVRQAQDLESLYYTIKQVLADPETRGTILVPLGILLLIYPLVVVANLFDVEGAAVLGLISGGVGLYSLFRGLGLEETVDGAADSVRNVLYAGRVTLITYVVALALILVGGVQGTETVEAVRGVTDGGLPASATVTAFVHGFVQWLAVAGVTSSLGQITDEYLAGRFRWRYLNAPFYVVAIAVVLYAVSGFFLPAAPGVTSLALADLAMALAAGTLLGVLSTLTFAIAESQLPSGEPT, encoded by the coding sequence ATGCTGCTCGTCCTCTGTGTCGACCTCGACGACGACCTCGGCCGAAAGACGGGGATCCCGACCCCGGTCATCGGCGACGACGACGTCACCGAGGCCGCGGTCGCGCTCGCCACCGCCGACCCCGAGGACTCCGACGTGAACGTCCTGTTCCAGGGCGTGACCGTCCACGACGAGCTGGCCGCCGAGGGCGAGGCGGTCGAGGTCGCGGCCGTCACCGGCGTCGACGGCCCGGACGTGAAGGCCAACCGCGCGGTCGGCGCGGAGGTCGACCGCGTCCTCGCGGAGCTGTCGACCGGCGAGGACGTCTCGGCCATCGTGATCACCGACGGCGCACAGGACGAGTCGGTGCTCCCCGTGATCCGCTCGCGGATGCGGATCGACGGGGTCCGCCGCGTCGTCGTCAGGCAGGCACAGGACCTCGAGTCGCTGTACTACACCATCAAGCAGGTGCTCGCGGACCCCGAGACCCGCGGCACCATCCTCGTGCCGCTCGGGATCCTGCTGCTCATCTACCCGCTCGTCGTCGTCGCGAACCTCTTCGACGTCGAGGGCGCGGCCGTGCTCGGCCTGATATCCGGCGGCGTCGGCCTCTACTCGCTGTTCCGGGGGCTGGGGTTGGAGGAGACCGTCGACGGCGCGGCCGACTCCGTCCGGAACGTGCTCTACGCCGGACGGGTGACGCTCATCACGTACGTCGTCGCGCTCGCGCTGATCCTCGTCGGCGGGGTCCAGGGGACGGAGACCGTCGAGGCCGTCCGCGGCGTCACGGACGGGGGCCTCCCCGCGAGCGCGACCGTCACCGCGTTCGTCCACGGCTTCGTCCAGTGGCTCGCCGTCGCCGGGGTGACCTCCAGCCTCGGGCAGATCACCGACGAGTACCTCGCCGGGCGCTTCCGCTGGCGGTACCTCAACGCGCCCTTCTACGTCGTCGCCATCGCGGTGGTGTTGTACGCGGTGTCGGGCTTCTTCCTCCCGGCGGCCCCCGGCGTGACCTCCCTGGCGCTCGCGGACCTGGCGATGGCGCTCGCGGCCGGGACGCTGCTCGGGGTGTTGAGCACGCTCACGTTCGCGATCGCGGAGTCACAGCTCCCGTCCGGGGAGCCGACCTGA
- the pheA gene encoding prephenate dehydratase: MNAVTLGPAGTYSHRAARAVAAEVSFRESVTAIVDAVASGEFERGVVPIENSIEGSVSESLDALADHEVAVTREVVTPIRHALLAQSPEFELVASHSQALAQCRNWLEANHPDAGLEAVASTARGVERAREDARVAGIGHPDNAGDDLEILAADIQDRTSNATRFLVVGPTSARSEAGGKTTLIVYPNANYPGLLLELLEAFADRNLNLSRIESRPSGERLGDYLFHFDVEAGLYEDHMAKAVEDIEAIADNGWVRVLGSYDTQHVLE; encoded by the coding sequence ATGAACGCCGTCACGCTCGGTCCCGCCGGCACGTACTCCCACCGCGCGGCGCGGGCCGTCGCCGCAGAGGTGTCGTTCCGCGAGTCGGTCACCGCCATCGTCGACGCCGTCGCGAGCGGCGAGTTCGAGCGGGGGGTCGTCCCCATCGAGAACAGCATCGAGGGGTCGGTCTCGGAGAGCCTCGACGCGCTCGCCGACCACGAGGTCGCGGTCACCCGCGAGGTCGTCACTCCCATCCGGCACGCGCTGCTCGCGCAGTCGCCGGAGTTCGAGCTCGTCGCCAGCCACTCGCAGGCGCTCGCGCAGTGTCGCAACTGGCTGGAGGCGAACCACCCCGACGCCGGGCTGGAGGCGGTCGCCTCGACCGCCCGCGGGGTCGAGCGCGCCCGCGAGGACGCCCGCGTCGCCGGCATCGGCCACCCCGACAACGCCGGCGACGACCTCGAGATCCTCGCCGCGGACATCCAGGACCGCACCTCGAACGCGACCCGCTTCCTCGTGGTCGGACCGACGAGCGCGCGCTCGGAGGCCGGCGGGAAGACCACGCTCATCGTCTACCCGAACGCCAACTACCCCGGCCTCCTGCTCGAACTGCTGGAGGCCTTTGCCGACCGAAACCTCAACCTCTCGCGGATCGAGTCGCGCCCGAGCGGCGAGCGCCTCGGCGACTACCTCTTCCACTTCGACGTCGAGGCCGGCCTCTACGAGGACCACATGGCGAAGGCGGTCGAGGACATCGAGGCGATCGCCGACAACGGCTGGGTCCGGGTGTTGGGGTCCTACGACACCCAACACGTGCTGGAGTAG
- a CDS encoding DUF6517 family protein, with protein MERTTTAPETTESRDGRDGEGDADGSVTRRRALAAAGSLGIAGLAGCTALDVATGEPAEFTAGTATVGDATLDESGYELNEVTEETVSREVEVAGTTREVRVTNSVAEYDKAVELLGERYQAAVFAAVATPQVRVLGQAFNPVADLEARELAEIVLSRYENVGELERGSEYTTTVLDADAEVVVFTVDGEIEGTGVSTELELHVGSPVEAGGDFVLPLAAYPAAFSDGENVRRMMNGIEHDPA; from the coding sequence ATGGAACGCACCACGACCGCGCCGGAGACGACCGAGAGCCGAGACGGCCGCGACGGCGAGGGCGACGCGGACGGAAGCGTCACCAGACGCCGGGCGCTCGCCGCCGCCGGGTCGCTCGGGATCGCCGGCCTCGCCGGCTGTACCGCGCTCGACGTCGCCACCGGCGAGCCCGCCGAGTTCACCGCCGGCACCGCGACGGTCGGGGACGCCACGCTCGACGAGAGCGGGTACGAGCTCAACGAGGTGACCGAGGAGACGGTCTCCAGGGAGGTCGAGGTCGCCGGGACGACCCGCGAGGTCCGGGTGACGAACAGCGTCGCCGAGTACGACAAGGCCGTCGAGCTGCTCGGCGAGCGGTACCAGGCGGCCGTCTTCGCGGCGGTGGCGACGCCGCAGGTCCGGGTGCTCGGTCAGGCGTTCAACCCGGTCGCGGACCTCGAGGCCCGAGAGCTCGCGGAGATCGTCTTGAGCCGGTACGAGAACGTCGGCGAGCTCGAACGGGGGTCGGAGTACACGACGACGGTGCTCGACGCCGACGCGGAGGTCGTCGTGTTTACCGTCGACGGCGAGATCGAGGGAACGGGCGTGAGCACCGAGCTGGAGCTTCACGTCGGCAGCCCGGTCGAAGCCGGCGGGGACTTCGTCCTCCCGCTGGCGGCGTACCCCGCCGCGTTCAGCGACGGCGAGAACGTCCGCCGGATGATGAACGGGATCGAACACGACCCGGCGTAA
- a CDS encoding radical SAM protein, whose translation MISKGCEQCAKGGKMVLFVYGYCDQRDCFYCPLGENRKNVTDVYANERKVESDEDVIEEAKRMSALGTSITGGEPQEAMAKTTRYLRLLKDEFGEDHHTHLYTGIPGGRENMRRLSEAGLDEIRFHPPLELWGDMHGTEWEEILYIAREEGLTPAFEIPGIRAEPEFLEFLDEGAAEFCNVNEFEMSDGNYRRMQEEGFELQEGHMSAVEGSKDAAIVEEMASHEKVYFCTSVFKDAAQHRNRLKRMARNVRREFDEVTDDGTLVYGKAFAAPERFEALGVPEEFYTVKTNHVEVAWWLLEEMVEDGDLEEGEIVEQYPTVNGTVVERTPVA comes from the coding sequence ATGATCTCCAAGGGCTGTGAACAGTGCGCCAAGGGCGGCAAGATGGTGCTTTTCGTCTACGGCTACTGTGACCAGCGGGACTGTTTCTACTGCCCCCTCGGGGAGAACCGGAAGAACGTCACCGACGTGTACGCCAACGAGCGGAAGGTGGAGTCCGACGAGGACGTGATCGAGGAGGCCAAGCGCATGAGTGCGCTCGGCACGTCGATCACGGGCGGCGAGCCCCAGGAGGCGATGGCGAAGACGACGCGGTACCTCCGACTCCTGAAAGACGAGTTCGGCGAGGACCACCACACCCACCTCTACACCGGGATCCCCGGCGGCCGCGAGAACATGCGCCGGCTCAGCGAGGCCGGCCTCGACGAGATCCGCTTTCATCCGCCCTTGGAGCTGTGGGGCGACATGCACGGCACGGAGTGGGAGGAGATCCTGTATATCGCCCGCGAGGAGGGGCTCACGCCCGCCTTCGAGATCCCGGGCATCCGCGCGGAGCCGGAGTTCCTCGAGTTCCTCGACGAGGGGGCCGCGGAGTTCTGTAACGTCAACGAGTTCGAGATGAGCGACGGCAACTACCGCCGGATGCAAGAGGAGGGCTTCGAGCTCCAGGAGGGCCACATGTCCGCCGTCGAAGGATCGAAGGACGCGGCCATCGTCGAGGAGATGGCGAGCCACGAGAAGGTGTACTTCTGTACGTCGGTGTTCAAGGACGCCGCCCAACACCGCAACCGGCTCAAGCGGATGGCCCGGAACGTCCGCCGCGAGTTCGACGAGGTCACGGACGACGGGACGCTCGTCTACGGCAAGGCGTTCGCCGCCCCCGAGCGGTTCGAGGCGCTCGGCGTCCCCGAGGAGTTCTACACGGTCAAGACGAACCACGTCGAGGTCGCCTGGTGGCTCCTCGAGGAGATGGTCGAGGACGGAGACCTCGAGGAGGGCGAGATCGTCGAGCAGTACCCGACCGTGAACGGGACCGTCGTCGAGCGGACGCCGGTCGCGTAG
- a CDS encoding PQQ-binding-like beta-propeller repeat protein gives MNRRRLLAALATGSAASLAGCGYAYGGGDVRARELAGGSGVFMAGWSAHATAGDRIAFAESGDSPFEGERTAVDVVDRDAEAIGSFRHDRLSVGLALGSAGERAYLRESTGSVVAVTPTDDDAAGTATAGDETGDGDETGDGNESGDGSGSGGGTADDTDADRVDDADGSDPDFSPRVDAPDWRASIADAAGKSTGDWVGTDPVERRESEPIAADGLGAYVGSGSVVIAAREGEVDWAVEVGGEVRGLWCGDSGDSGDSGGSDGLDGVVVAAADAVVALAPDGSRRWRRESGTGSALVVDGDLVLLREGDDLLALTRPDGAEAWRTGVGGGGPPPTVTGDRVAAVSGGTLRVLDRDSGDPLWRSGIAPARDRRRSLVTDAGRAYFVDRDGEAVAVGSEDSGGGRVWTRELEIRSSTVVDGWIDGDTVAFAFDTGEFVWLQRYDEDPGLL, from the coding sequence ATGAACCGACGACGATTGCTCGCCGCGCTCGCGACGGGGTCGGCGGCGAGCCTGGCGGGCTGCGGGTACGCCTACGGCGGCGGCGACGTCCGCGCCCGCGAGCTCGCGGGCGGGTCGGGCGTCTTCATGGCCGGCTGGAGCGCCCACGCGACCGCCGGGGACCGGATCGCCTTCGCCGAGTCGGGCGATTCGCCCTTCGAGGGCGAGCGGACCGCCGTCGACGTGGTCGACCGCGACGCCGAGGCGATCGGGTCCTTCCGGCACGACCGGTTGAGCGTCGGGCTGGCGCTCGGCTCCGCCGGGGAGCGGGCGTACCTCCGCGAGTCGACCGGGAGCGTGGTCGCCGTCACGCCCACGGACGACGACGCGGCCGGGACGGCCACCGCCGGCGACGAGACGGGAGACGGCGACGAGACGGGGGATGGCAATGAATCCGGCGACGGGAGCGGGTCGGGCGGCGGAACCGCCGACGACACCGACGCCGACCGCGTCGACGACGCGGACGGGAGCGACCCCGACTTCTCGCCGCGGGTCGACGCGCCCGACTGGCGGGCGTCGATCGCCGACGCGGCCGGGAAGTCGACGGGCGACTGGGTGGGGACCGATCCCGTGGAACGGCGCGAGTCGGAGCCGATCGCGGCCGACGGACTGGGCGCGTACGTCGGGAGCGGTTCGGTCGTGATCGCCGCCCGAGAGGGTGAAGTCGACTGGGCGGTCGAGGTCGGTGGGGAGGTCCGCGGGCTGTGGTGTGGCGACTCCGGCGATTCCGGCGATTCCGGCGGTTCGGACGGACTCGACGGCGTCGTCGTCGCGGCGGCCGACGCGGTCGTCGCGCTCGCTCCCGACGGCTCCCGCCGATGGCGTCGCGAGTCCGGGACCGGATCGGCCCTCGTCGTCGACGGCGACCTGGTCCTGCTCCGCGAGGGCGACGATCTGCTCGCGCTCACGCGTCCCGACGGCGCGGAGGCGTGGCGGACCGGGGTCGGCGGCGGCGGTCCGCCCCCGACGGTGACGGGCGACCGCGTCGCCGCCGTGAGCGGGGGCACGCTTCGCGTCCTCGACCGGGACTCCGGCGACCCGCTGTGGCGGAGCGGGATCGCACCCGCCCGCGACCGACGCCGCTCCCTCGTCACCGACGCGGGGCGCGCGTACTTCGTCGACCGGGACGGGGAGGCGGTCGCGGTCGGTTCCGAGGATTCCGGCGGCGGCCGGGTCTGGACGCGGGAACTCGAGATCCGATCGTCGACGGTCGTCGACGGCTGGATCGACGGCGACACGGTCGCGTTCGCGTTCGACACCGGCGAGTTCGTGTGGCTCCAGCGGTACGACGAGGACCCCGGACTGCTGTGA
- a CDS encoding phosphotransacetylase family protein: protein MTDTTTTLVTATGEGAGKTAITVALARLAADRDASVGYMKPKGTRLQSNVGKTLDRDPMLAREVLGLDAEMHQMEPVVYSPTFVEGAVRGTEDPEALRERIREEFDGLAADRDHLFVEGGGDWTTGGVVDLTDVDVAELLDARVVLVAEYGTPGDLDAVLAAADAFGDRLAGVLFNKVDDAAFDSLDHDGIPFLESRGISVFGALPHEKELAGVTVADLADELGAELLTDGPTDAFVERFLVGAMGGDEALRHFRRARDAAVITGGDRADVQTAALDASGVKCLVLTGGHRPSGAVLGRAAEAGTAVLAVNTDTATAIDRVEEVISGGRTRDARTVERMADLLAAHADVDALV from the coding sequence ATGACAGACACCACCACCACACTCGTCACCGCGACCGGAGAGGGAGCCGGAAAGACCGCCATCACCGTCGCGCTCGCGCGGCTCGCCGCCGACCGCGACGCGAGCGTCGGCTACATGAAACCGAAGGGCACCCGGCTCCAGTCGAACGTCGGCAAGACGCTCGACCGGGACCCGATGCTCGCCCGCGAGGTGCTCGGGCTCGATGCCGAGATGCACCAGATGGAACCGGTCGTCTACTCGCCGACGTTCGTCGAGGGCGCGGTCCGCGGCACGGAGGACCCCGAGGCGCTCCGCGAGCGGATCCGCGAGGAGTTCGACGGGCTCGCCGCCGACCGCGACCACCTCTTCGTGGAGGGCGGCGGCGACTGGACCACGGGCGGCGTCGTCGACCTCACCGACGTGGACGTGGCCGAACTGCTCGACGCGCGCGTCGTGCTCGTGGCCGAGTACGGGACGCCGGGCGACCTCGACGCGGTGCTCGCCGCCGCCGACGCGTTCGGCGACCGGCTCGCCGGCGTCCTCTTCAACAAGGTCGACGACGCCGCCTTCGACTCGCTCGATCACGACGGGATCCCCTTCCTCGAGTCCCGCGGGATCTCGGTCTTCGGGGCGCTCCCGCACGAGAAGGAGCTCGCCGGCGTCACCGTCGCCGACCTCGCGGACGAGCTGGGCGCGGAACTGCTGACCGACGGGCCCACCGACGCGTTCGTCGAGCGGTTCCTCGTCGGCGCGATGGGCGGCGACGAGGCGCTCCGGCACTTCCGGCGCGCCCGCGACGCCGCGGTGATCACGGGCGGCGACCGCGCGGACGTCCAGACCGCCGCCCTCGACGCCTCGGGCGTCAAGTGTCTCGTGCTCACCGGCGGGCACCGCCCTTCGGGCGCGGTGCTCGGGCGGGCCGCGGAGGCCGGAACCGCCGTGCTCGCGGTGAACACCGACACCGCAACCGCGATCGACCGCGTCGAGGAGGTGATAAGCGGCGGCCGGACCCGCGACGCCCGTACCGTCGAGCGGATGGCGGACCTGCTCGCGGCGCACGCGGACGTGGACGCGCTCGTCTAG
- a CDS encoding M48 family metalloprotease — translation MPSTLPEDPSLRRRLLVATALVAVLPFAFIYAFVFVTNQIVLPLLEWQGGGPYHGRVYVDPLFAIVVVAGGLALQAWKGPSIVLGSVGARRVDADEYPDLHARVTRLARTADVEPPDVAVAHNDAPNAMAVQGPRGAVVVVTTGLLDALDERELEAVVAHEVSHLANDDATVMTVAWLLPTVTYYLATAAAYVIYGMARTMGHGGDGDGGDGAAKAIIVLLVTAVVTLAVSAMFWAASVLVHRVLSRYREYAADRGAAAITGDPTALASALRALDERMADVPDRDLRSLDGGAEALYVAPLEGRAFTDAELVSTDVFPATHPSTADRIDRLREMAGELER, via the coding sequence ATGCCCTCCACCCTCCCCGAGGACCCCAGCCTCCGGCGTCGCCTGCTCGTCGCGACCGCGCTGGTCGCCGTCCTCCCGTTCGCGTTCATCTACGCGTTCGTGTTCGTGACGAACCAGATCGTCCTCCCGCTGTTGGAGTGGCAGGGGGGCGGCCCCTACCACGGCCGGGTGTACGTCGACCCCCTGTTCGCGATCGTCGTCGTCGCCGGCGGGCTGGCGCTTCAGGCGTGGAAAGGTCCCTCGATCGTGCTCGGCAGCGTCGGGGCCCGCCGCGTCGACGCCGACGAGTATCCCGACCTTCACGCGCGCGTCACGCGTCTGGCGCGGACGGCGGACGTCGAGCCGCCGGACGTCGCGGTCGCGCACAACGACGCGCCGAACGCGATGGCCGTTCAGGGCCCCCGCGGCGCGGTCGTCGTCGTCACCACGGGGCTGCTCGACGCCCTCGACGAGCGCGAGCTGGAGGCCGTGGTGGCCCACGAGGTGTCACACCTCGCCAACGACGACGCCACCGTGATGACCGTGGCGTGGCTGCTGCCGACGGTCACCTACTACCTCGCGACCGCGGCCGCGTACGTCATCTACGGGATGGCGCGGACGATGGGCCACGGCGGCGACGGCGACGGCGGCGACGGCGCGGCGAAGGCGATCATCGTCCTGCTCGTCACCGCGGTCGTCACGCTCGCGGTCTCCGCGATGTTCTGGGCGGCGAGCGTGCTCGTCCACCGGGTGCTCTCGCGGTACCGCGAGTACGCCGCCGACCGGGGCGCGGCCGCGATCACTGGCGACCCGACCGCGCTCGCGAGCGCGCTCCGGGCGCTCGACGAGCGGATGGCGGACGTACCCGACCGGGACCTCCGGTCGCTCGACGGCGGCGCGGAGGCGCTGTACGTCGCACCCCTGGAGGGGAGAGCCTTCACCGACGCGGAGCTGGTGTCGACGGACGTGTTCCCGGCCACGCACCCGTCGACGGCCGATCGGATCGACCGGCTTCGGGAGATGGCCGGGGAGCTCGAGCGATGA
- the cysS gene encoding cysteine--tRNA ligase has translation MSLVVTDTLEDERVEFTADGDVTLYVCGLTVSDDPHLGHARLWFHADVLHRWLEHLGYDVRHVENVTDVNEKITARVGEREEWTEERDVAETFTARTFEAMRGLNLLRAEVYPRVTEHVPEILDLVETLVEKGYAYESNGSVYFDVTTFDDYGTLSNQDVEELEAQGEPDERSEKRHPADFALWKAGGVSETAARDHAKHDHGDAVPEGETWESPWGEGRPGWHVECSAMSTTHLGDTLDIHMGGRDLVFPHHENEIAQSTAATGEEFVRHWLHVGLLAMEGEKMSSSIGNFWTVPDALDELGVNAVRTFYAGAAYRSEQALTEETIAEAEERWDRLSRAHERAVDALDSVDAHAKTVDEGLRRAVADARDDFETAMNDDLNLREATAALLRLTDAVNRHVDAEPPYDYRGLREAVEAFEELGGDVLGLQFETPTDGDVDLAGDVVELVLDVREAEREAGNYERADELRDALRDVGVEIEDGPDGATYRFE, from the coding sequence ATGAGTCTCGTCGTTACCGACACCCTGGAAGACGAGCGCGTCGAGTTCACGGCCGACGGCGACGTCACGCTGTACGTCTGTGGGCTGACGGTGTCGGACGACCCGCATCTCGGGCACGCCCGCCTCTGGTTCCACGCGGACGTGCTCCACCGGTGGCTCGAGCACCTCGGCTACGACGTGCGCCACGTCGAGAACGTCACCGACGTCAACGAGAAGATCACGGCCCGCGTGGGCGAACGCGAGGAGTGGACCGAGGAGCGGGACGTGGCCGAGACGTTCACGGCGCGCACCTTCGAGGCGATGCGCGGGCTGAACCTGCTGCGCGCGGAGGTGTACCCCCGCGTCACCGAGCACGTCCCGGAGATACTCGACCTCGTGGAGACGCTGGTCGAGAAGGGGTACGCCTACGAGTCGAACGGCTCCGTCTACTTCGACGTCACGACGTTCGACGACTACGGCACGCTCTCGAACCAGGACGTCGAGGAGCTGGAGGCGCAGGGCGAACCCGACGAGCGGTCGGAGAAGCGCCACCCCGCGGACTTCGCGCTCTGGAAGGCCGGCGGGGTGAGCGAGACCGCCGCGCGCGACCACGCCAAACACGACCACGGCGACGCGGTCCCCGAGGGCGAGACGTGGGAGTCGCCGTGGGGCGAGGGTCGCCCCGGCTGGCACGTGGAGTGTTCCGCGATGTCGACGACGCACCTCGGCGACACTCTCGATATCCACATGGGCGGGCGCGACCTGGTCTTCCCGCACCACGAGAACGAGATCGCCCAGTCGACGGCGGCGACCGGCGAGGAGTTCGTCCGCCACTGGCTCCACGTCGGCCTGCTGGCGATGGAGGGCGAGAAGATGTCCTCCTCGATCGGCAACTTCTGGACCGTCCCGGACGCCTTGGACGAGCTCGGCGTCAACGCCGTCCGGACGTTCTACGCCGGGGCGGCCTACCGCTCCGAGCAGGCGCTCACCGAGGAGACGATCGCGGAGGCCGAGGAACGGTGGGACCGGCTCTCTCGCGCCCACGAGCGCGCTGTCGACGCGCTCGACTCCGTCGACGCGCACGCGAAGACGGTCGATGAGGGGCTTCGCCGGGCGGTCGCCGACGCCCGCGACGACTTCGAGACGGCGATGAACGACGACCTCAACCTCCGGGAGGCGACCGCGGCCCTGCTACGACTCACCGACGCCGTGAACCGCCACGTCGACGCGGAGCCCCCCTACGACTACCGCGGGCTCCGCGAGGCCGTCGAGGCGTTCGAGGAACTCGGCGGCGACGTGTTGGGGCTCCAGTTCGAGACCCCCACCGACGGCGACGTCGATCTCGCCGGCGACGTAGTCGAACTCGTCTTGGACGTCCGCGAGGCCGAGCGCGAGGCCGGCAACTACGAGCGCGCCGACGAGCTCCGGGACGCGCTCCGCGACGTTGGCGTCGAGATCGAGGACGGCCCGGACGGGGCGACGTACCGGTTCGAGTAG